GCCAGTTTTGGCGTTCGGGATTGTGGCCGGGCTGGCGTACCGGGCGTCTACACGAACGTGCGGGAGCATTTGTCGTGGATTAagcaaaatatacaaaatacatAAAAACCTGCTGCGTTATTCACTCTCCCGAAGCATTATGATGTCACACTATCGGGGCGTTGGGATTTCACAATGCATGATTTATTATATTTTGAGTGGTTCATCACGACTCACTCTATCTGTCTCTCTCTTCCGTTGGATGAGTCGTTATCAGTCTTCGCTGAGCTGGCAATCGGAAAAGATGCTGGCGCTGGTGCTGTTTGTGGTGCATTTTGTTGCTACTAGTGTTTTCGCTAGTCAAGCGTATCCGGTTTGGGATATTACAACAAACTGTCCGATTCCGAACGAAGTACACTCGGGAGCCTGCCAAAGTCCCGACGAATGTACGGCCTATCAGCGCATCAACGACGTCGGAAGTCTGGCGACGGTCGGTCGAATAAGTTTTTTGCGTCGTTTGCAGTGCACCGGAGCGGAGGACGGAAAAATTTGCTGTCCTCGAAGTGGAGGAAATTATCGGTtagtaaaaacaaaaaagtagTTTCAATTTGGTTTGTAGTTCAATCGAAGCAATCGGgtggtgatttttatttttttgattccCTAGGCAACCGTTTATGAATGAAAGTGTACCGAGACGGATTGTCGAACCAACGACGATGATGGTCGGCAGCAGAGTAGGCGTTGACGAGGAAAAAACCTGTGGACATCAGAGCTTTGGGCAGAAGCTTTTGGGAGGGCATATTACCGATATTGACGAGTTTCCTTGGATGGCAATGCTGCTGTACGATGGCGAAGGATCGAATGCTGTTTCTCCGGGTTGTGGAGGTGCTCTGATTAGAAGGAATTTCGTTCTAACAGCTGCCCATTGTTTGGTGGGAAGGATCGTTCAGAAAATAGGAAATTTGTAAGTAAATTAGATTCGATAGACGAGCAGATTTTTACCGTgacgatcgttttttttttcttctgtcagGAAGTTGGTTCGTCTCGGGGAGTACGATTTGAATAGCGATCCGGACTGTATGCTGGACGAAAAGGTCAAAGACTGTACCGATGGAAAGGTGGACGTGAAACCGAAACGGATTATTGCTCATCCGCAATACGCAGCAAACGCCTTAAGCCAACATCACGATATCGGTCTTGTCCAGCTGGAAAAACCGATCGAATACTCGGACTTTATTCAGCACATCTGTTTGCCAGAAGCGGCCTCCAGTAATGGAGCCACCGCCGGAGCCAAGCTGAATGTTTGCGGTTGGGGACGTACCAACTTTTTCCGTTCGGAATTGGGAGGTAATGCGGTTAGTCCGGTGAAGTTGAAGGTCGTACTGCCGTACGTCGATCATCAGAACTGTCGCGATATTTATCGACCGCACAAGTTGGAACTGGGAAGCGGACAGATCTGTGCCGGTGGACAGAAGGCAAAGGACACCTGTGCTGGCGACAGCGGGTCTCCGCTGATGTTCTTCGATAGCAAACGTGGAGTCTGGGTTTTGACCGGACTGGTAAGTTTGGGAGTGCAGAAGTGCGGTACCGAAGGAAGACCTGGCATCTACACCAACGTACGGGAATATTTGCCATGGATCAGACGAAACATTTTGCTGTGACATTGACATTGATTAATTGAACAACTTTCCTCACAAGATTTATTCAATGTTCCGAAACTTAATTCAACCCGGTATTCCGCTTAATCCAGGGCAGGTACTCTTTCACGCTGGTGTAGATTCCGGGTCGATCGGCTTCCCCGCAGGTCGATGCACCCCGGCTGACGATTCCCGTAAGCACCCAAACGCCATGCAAAGCATCGTAGAACATCAACGGCGAGCCGCTATCTCCGGCGCACGAGTCACGATCTTTCTTACCACCGGCACAGATCTGGCCAGGACCCAGCGATATCAACTGGGACTCGTACGCCATACTACACTGACTTTGGCCAACAAAAGGAAGCCGAGCTTTCATCTTAACGGGGCTACTGGTGGCAATTTTGGTATtaactaaaaacaaaacaagataCATCATTCTACGAAAACCTCCGTCAAAATGTGGCGTTCAATATCTACTTACAAAAGTCGGTCTTTCCCCAACCGCAAACACTGAGCATTCGTCCCGGGGCCAACCCAGTTCGCATGCCCTGTTCGGGTAGACAAATCGGTCTCAGAAAATCCGAATAGGGTACGGAGCGATCGATTTCCACCAGCCCAATGTCGTGATGTTGTTGTTGGCTATTGGGCACATAGTGCGGATGAACCTTGATCGAGCGGGGCATCGCATCGATCTTTTCTTCCGCACAGTCCATCTGCAGTTCATTTCCGCTCGAAATCACCATACAGTCCGGATCCGATAGGATGTTGTACTCTCGCAAACGTACGAATGCTCTGCAGAAAAGCAACTTGATTTTGTTAGCCGAAAACGCGAACCGGTCGGAAAACTGTACTTACAATGGTCCAACTCGTTCGTAACTTCTTCCGCTGAGACAATGCGCAGCAGTCAGCACGTAGTTTCTACTGATCAGAACACCACCACATCCATGATAACTGTTCTGATAGAACAGCAATGCAGCCCACGGAAACTCGTCGATTTCGGTAATGGTTCCTTGAATTTTGGGATTGAACGCCTGAAATCCACACTGGGCCGAATCGTCACCGAACCGGTTTCCAAGATCCAACGATTCGTTGCGATTTCTCCGAGGGAGTTCCGTGGAAAGCTGAGGAGCCGTATAGTTACCGGTTCGTGGACAGCAGATCAGCGTTTCGTCCGATGATGATTCACATGCAAGTGCACGGATAAAGCTGATGCGTCCTACGCTAGCAAGTTCCGGTCCACGGTTGATCTCTTGAAAGGCGGTACACTCTTTAGGAACCCGACACAATCCACGAATGGGTTCGTTGGGAATCTCGCAGTCGGTGTGCGTTTCCCAGACTGGACGGTCATCTGCGGATCGATTTTCAACGGTAAATCAAAACATAGCCTAGAAGCAGATGGAAAGACGCTCCTACCTTCTTGTTGGGATGACGCACCAATCAACAGGACTACCAAAACCAGGAGACTCAACATGCTCACCGAAAGCGTGAAACCTACTCGAGCACAGTCAATACAGTGTTAGGCATTAAGTAAGGTCATGCGAGGCGATCCAGCTTCGTTTATAAACATAATGATAGCGGCTTTCGTCGCGTCCGTTATCTCCGAAGCCTCCATACCGGTTTTACCCACGGaggtaatataaaaaaatgctgtcaacgcGCTCAATTCCAATTACCTGTCCGAGCGAGCGTCCAGTGGAACTGGACCTGATTTCTAAGTGCGGAAAACCCCAAGCCATATTTCAATTCTGAAGCCTCCATCATTCCTTCAGTCCGGGTCCTGGAATCAAGAATGGTTTCCACACGAAAGGATGGGGGGGAAACAAATCCGCAAATTTCGTATTTTctcttctttttttattttcatttatcaCACACCTTTACACTTGTAGGCACTGTCTGGGGAAGTCCGCTTTCCTTCGCCGAATCGCGAACTCGTTCCGATTGCCGATCGAAACGATCGGTTCTCGCTCGTTCGTCAGCAGTGCCTTCCACGATCAGCTGGTGACTTCGTCAGCTTCACAACATCACTCTCCCCGCTCACCCCTCGCATCCGATCGATTCGATCCAGTTTGTGTCGTCACCGTATCGATCGCGTATGCCGTCGATTCGTCGTCTGTTCTGTTGACCGTCCGTCCAAGCATCGTGGTTcagtccaaaacaaaacttgcTCCCGAGAGGATGTTCGCGGTGATATTGAGTGCGTTTTTTCTGCTGCCCGCGCTCGGTAAGTGATCTCGGTTGTGTGAGTGttagtttgtttatttgttttttttttatttgagtgttttGTTTTTGCGTCTACTCCATTTTCGGTATGATTTAATTTGATCGGGATTCCCGTTCGCACAGCACCGTCCTTCACCGTGCTGCCGTGTGCAATCCCAAACGAGGACACGACCGGCTACTGCGTCGCGCCTGACGTCTGCCGACCTTATCAGCAGTTGCGGAATGGCGCCACCAAACCGGAAACGGAAGAGTTCCTGAAAAGGTTAAGCTGTTCGACGCGGACGATCTGCTGCACTGGGAAGAGTGCCTACGCGAATCCTCGCGTGAAGATCGCGGCACCGTCCTTGATGCGCCTGTCGGATGTGATCGCGAACTGCGGCATGGAAGCCACCGGGGAGCGTATTTTCGGCGGAGAAATTACCAAGATCGACGAGTTTCCCTGGCTGGCGTTGCTGTTCTACCATTCCAAAGATACGGGAATGACATTCACCTCCTGCGGAGGGGTTCTGGTGGCACCACGATGGGTGGTAACGGCGGCGCATTGTGTGACGGGAAGAGGTTACCGAAATACCGGTTTGTTGTGAGTTGtttcgaaagaagaagaaaaaaaaacaacaagcgAAAAGATAAGAGGATCTAAATTAAGttgtttatttgatttgttcGCTCTAGGAAGTATGTTCGACTTGGTGAGCACAACCTGGAAACGGATGTGGACTGCGACACGAACGGAGATTGTGCCGATCGGCCCGTAAATCTGGACGTAGAGAAAATTATTCCCCATCCGAACTACGTCAGCACCAGTTGGGACAAGCACAACGATGTGGCACTGGTGAAGCTAGCGAAGGACGCACCTTACACGGATTTTGTGCGGCCAATCTGTTTGCCCAGTTACTACAACGTGTCGGAACAGAAGGCGGTCAGCAAGTACGTCGCCGCTGGTTGGGGTCAAACTGATCTTTGTAAGTATTGAAAGACTTCGCACTTTCCTGGTTTGATTAGTTGTTAAAACTAAGGCTACCACCTCGGATGCATCCCTCGTCCGGcagttaatttaatttgaatcgaaAAAGTTCCGGCAATTTAAGAGAGTTGCTTTTTTAACTTTCCTTAttatgtcgcaaatatcataacATCGTTACGATGTAATACCTGATACTGGAGACATTCTCTAGTATTAATTACACAATATGATATATTTAACTAGGAACTGAATCTAGGAAAATCTACGATGCGAAGGagatgcgcattgttttgtCTAAGTGGGGTTAGTTCTGGTCAacgcaatttttttatttctatggGCAATCCTGCTAGTTAGTTAAGACAGTGAAGTGGGATCTGGTTTCCTATCAGATCGGAAGTTTAACATAAGTTACTCCTATTTGTAACATTGACCGAATATTTTTACTCCGTTCGAGGAGAGAAAAGAGAATGAAGGAAGGTACTTTAATTCCCTAAAATTACTCAAAAACAATAACCTTTATTCCAacatgtttgaaaaaatttaaaattcgaaATCTTGATCGAAATACCATACCATTCTTTTATAGAAAGGCTTCGCaataactgtgaaaaccgatttttcaacCGAAACCCGGACGAGTACAAGGCTTCTGAGGTGGCCAaccttttgttattattttcacatttcactcattttaaaactgacaaacTTTGCatctacacaccaaaaaaatttgaattttactggtgacttaatccctgatacggtgtaattcataaagacctaatttgtcgaatttcggaaaatctcatttgtaatggcttaatgttagatgagcttgaattttactggtttcgactgtaacttgcgttctgctagcaggtgcgactgtatgaattcaaatgcatcttttaccagccaagcagatgtcggtcgattaacagacgtacttgcgatccaatgattctcggttcaagtcgcgacagTTGCTCTCagtactcttttttttttttatttcaatgaatttcatgtatggagttttagacactatattaaatgttcttccacgtaaatttgcgtgagctgcgacgctccatttatgtgcatctaataagatgtaaaatcacaggtttttttttcaagtgtgcAGATCCAATTTTTAAATGTCTACCGAAGACGAAATGCTCCACTTTGtacatagaaaatagaaaatgccAACACACCCAGAACATAAATCCAAGCATGCCGTATTTACTTGGGCAATGAcaaaatattacatctattagcATGTAAAATTATGCTTTGTGTCTATTTTGGAGTGAAATTCAGCAAAATCGGCCTATAGAAAGATCGGAGTTTCAAAGGAATTCCCCATTTCGGTCAATGTGTTCCTCTTTCAACGAGTTCTTTCATTTATTTGAGTTCAACGACCCTGCCAGACTCTTCCACAATAGGCTGATACAGGAAATGCGATGAAATCTATGACGATCTAACTCCTTATATACACACTTGTACTATAGATAAATCATTAGGCTAATTATTCGATCATTTGTTTAagtttttcaatgtaatttgtATCTgactgttttagaattgtttttgaacgtgagtttttgaaaaaagaCAGGTTTTGTGCCTATTTGAGAATGGTACATTGTACACCAACTCAAACGGGGTTTTCCCTGTCAATAGTTTTTAGAAAATCATTAAGACATAAGTCGGATGATAaaacacaaataaataaataaaaatcagttgtgTAGTTAAAGAAATGATTAATTTTCACATGCTTTGATTCGTAAATTTgagggataatttgaatcaaaaaaaacttttttgtaatttttaaccGAGTGacagcttaagcaaatttatgaaaactttttttacattaaaaattatcatttgaaaaatatttgatagAATTTCCgaatattaatattgaaaaataaggcgataacagagcattccccaaaacctcttttgagaatcacgttgcgcggtgaacacgataactcggcgtagaattgtcttaaatcaaaattgttcttaaatttacttGAAGTACGAATTATTTCTCCACCCTCCGTCGTTCttaagttattattttgatttttcaacagttcgtggcatatttaagaaaaaaaaacgcgatcTTACACCAAATTTCCCGccaattttgaggtgaaaaactaccataatatgaaagtggaaaaattttaaaaaccaaGGGGGGAGGCtttttataccaagaaagtatgttccaagtttgaaaagaatcggttcagtagattttgcaggatcgtgttcacggacttcgaaaaattgattttcagaaaaacgcactttaattttttttctcaaaaagtgaacaaaaaaatagtttttgtaTCTCGacagttttgttccgattgatttgaaattttgacacaatattttttaaatgttaaactacaagaaaatgtaaaaaaaataaatgagagTTCTCCATAGGTCGCAAATACGGGCAGTTAGGTGGCTTCAGGTACAACATGGACttcattcgctttataccattccaaaacattttTGGTGTAGTGGCAAGGTACCAATTCAATCCAGTATAGCGAGGGAGcgtcatggctgcgtaggaatggtaactatcgcttctttaggcattctGCACGATATATTATCATGTTTACTGTTCCCGTAGTGATGGTGCTTTGGTTTTCTGGGCCACAACTACATATTGCCTGCCGaactaaatattttttgggTAAATTTGTCTTTTTCTTCGTCCTTAAATGCTTCTCTACGCCTGTTGCTTggtagtataaaaaaaatccgGGAAACTGATTAAAGTCTTTCAGCCCCTAAATTCCATCGTCCATTATTGCGCAGATAAAACTTcatcaaatattcgcgataaaacTTGCGCGCCCGGATTTTAGTCGTCACAGTCTGTTTTTTAATACGGTGTGGTAGTTTTCtccttgaacgacttcataccttgACGATGCTTGGAAGTATGCACGAAAGGTgaagacatttttatatttctaGCCACAGTATGTACCGAAGTAACTAGTTTTCTCTGCAATGATTGCTTCTatctaaaagcttgtagtatcacaaaaaattgattctaCACGATGAACAGACATACGTTTATCAGTCTgtgaaatatttcacgcgttAATGAAGTATTTCCAGAAATGTACGTATTTGGGGGTGTCCAGATTGTAACTCGAAGAAAACCTGAACTTACCATTTTACTGGCCCAAGTTTAGAGAAATATTTCACCCCTTTAACTGGGTAAGAAATTCAATTCCTGAATTCTGTTTTAGAATCGAGGTCCGTAGtttagattcagaattcagctccagaattccAGATTTGAATGCTGAACATGAATTacggacctgaattctggagctgaatttcGAGTCTAGATTTTAAGAcggaattctggttcagaattgtgtttcaaatttcatttccagaattctggtctagaattcagttccagaatttagaagaattcagcttcagaatcCAAGTGCACAATTCAGGACTTTCTGTTCAAGTTCTTGAACTGAACTCTGACCCTGAGTTTCGGATCAGGATTTTGGATCAGAATGTTGGAACTGAGTTTTGAACTTGAAGTCTGGTTACTAAATCCAGGAACTGTGTTTTGAAACTGCActgtggaactggattctgaccCTGAAACCTGGAACtcaatttttgaactttttctCGAACGCAGAATCACTTGAAATAGCTGACAACTCTTCTCGATGTTTTTGTGGATTcatgttttcgattttttactCCGATCTTGTTTTTTGGGTTGTCGACAAATGTACTTCGAGCAATGTTTTACGTGTGTGACAATTGATTTCGTCAAAAAAGCATTAAGATATTACATTCCGATGAGGAACTTGACCTTCTATATCAACCGATTTGTAAGTTGATAGGTCTATTGCATGACCATACTGACACTGAGATTTCGTTCAAGTCAGAACTCTTAATTGTATCGTTTAATAAAAAAAGAGTCAggtctcgaacatacgacacctGGCTTGTTAGACCAGCACATTGTTTTCGTCACATTCCACAATATAGTCAACTTGGCGTGCGAGTAGATCGAGTTATTGTGATGTACGAGCAAAATTTTAACGCATCGCTATTCTAgctattttttatgttattttatcTACTGAAGAGTAAAATTTCACTACTTCTTTAACGCAGGAAAATGAATACGTCTAGCTTAAGTgtactaaattttgatgaaaattttagtttgaatatttgCACGGATTTTTCCGTCGCATCTTGTACAGGCTTTTTATACTTACTTAAACTTATTCCACTAATCGTCAACAATCCGCAAAATTCATTCTTTTATTCATTTCACTAATTAATAATATACCCTTTAATCCTGAAAAAATCGAACTCCAATTTATGCTAACGATatgcttttgaaaaaatagtttAATATGAAAATTAGATATAACAAAAATCTTACTCAAAtgattgtgaaaaaatacagtGAAATGACTTTCAGTAAGAAACGAAACACACACTCATGTAGGTCAGTTTGATCACGTGGACAAGAGTTCTATCAAGTTCTTGATCGAGATGATGTCTTTAGCAAGTTCAAATCCGTTTTTCCGATAAATGAACCAGAAAACTTTTGATCTGATAAGCTATTTGCATCTGAGGACAAAAAAAAACCAGGTGCACGTGACAAACAAGGCTATGGAATCGCAAGTGTACAAG
This genomic window from Malaya genurostris strain Urasoe2022 chromosome 1, Malgen_1.1, whole genome shotgun sequence contains:
- the LOC131431698 gene encoding CLIP domain-containing serine protease B8-like, with product MLSLLVLVVLLIGASSQQEDDRPVWETHTDCEIPNEPIRGLCRVPKECTAFQEINRGPELASVGRISFIRALACESSSDETLICCPRTGNYTAPQLSTELPRRNRNESLDLGNRFGDDSAQCGFQAFNPKIQGTITEIDEFPWAALLFYQNSYHGCGGVLISRNYVLTAAHCLSGRSYERVGPLAFVRLREYNILSDPDCMVISSGNELQMDCAEEKIDAMPRSIKVHPHYVPNSQQQHHDIGLVEIDRSVPYSDFLRPICLPEQGMRTGLAPGRMLSVCGWGKTDFFNTKIATSSPVKMKARLPFVGQSQCSMAYESQLISLGPGQICAGGKKDRDSCAGDSGSPLMFYDALHGVWVLTGIVSRGASTCGEADRPGIYTSVKEYLPWIKRNTGLN
- the LOC131431689 gene encoding CLIP domain-containing serine protease B8-like codes for the protein MMSHYRGVGISQCMIYYILSGSSRLTLSVSLFRWMSRYQSSLSWQSEKMLALVLFVVHFVATSVFASQAYPVWDITTNCPIPNEVHSGACQSPDECTAYQRINDVGSLATVGRISFLRRLQCTGAEDGKICCPRSGGNYRQPFMNESVPRRIVEPTTMMVGSRVGVDEEKTCGHQSFGQKLLGGHITDIDEFPWMAMLLYDGEGSNAVSPGCGGALIRRNFVLTAAHCLVGRIVQKIGNLKLVRLGEYDLNSDPDCMLDEKVKDCTDGKVDVKPKRIIAHPQYAANALSQHHDIGLVQLEKPIEYSDFIQHICLPEAASSNGATAGAKLNVCGWGRTNFFRSELGGNAVSPVKLKVVLPYVDHQNCRDIYRPHKLELGSGQICAGGQKAKDTCAGDSGSPLMFFDSKRGVWVLTGLVSLGVQKCGTEGRPGIYTNVREYLPWIRRNILL